The Pseudomonas sp. HOU2 DNA window CCAGCGACGGCACGTACACGCCGTTGCTTTGTACCGGGTTGAGGATGTCATCGTTGACCATGCCGTACTTCTTGCAGGTCACGAAGTCGTCCACACCGTAGGCCGGAGCGGAGTGAACCACGCCGGTGCCAGCGCCCAGTTCGACGTAGTCAGCCAGGTACACCGGCGACAGGCGGTCGTAGAACGGGTGACGGAAGTTGATCAGTTCCAGCGCCGAACCCGGCGCGGTGGCCAGTACGGTGCCTTCAACGCCGTAACGCGCCAGGCAGGATTCAACCAGCTCTTCAGCCAGGACCAGCAGCTTGTCGCCGATGTCGACCAGCGCGTAGTTGAATTCCGGGTGCACGTTCAGCGCCTGGTTGGCTGGGATGGTCCACGGGGTGGTGGTCCAGATCACGATCGAGGCAGGCTTGCCCAGCGACGGCAGACCGAACGCGGCGGCCAGTTTGGCCTCGTCGGCGATCGGGAAAGCCACGTCGATGGTCGAGGACTTCTTGTTCTCGTACTCGACTTCGGCTTCGGCCAGCGCCGAACCGCAATCGAAGCACCAGTTCACCGGCTTCAGGCCCTTGAACACGAAACCGCCCTTGACGATTTCGGCGAGGGCGCGGATTTCGCCGGCCTCGTTCTTGAAGTCCATGGTCTTGTACGGGTTGGCGAAGTCGCCCAGCACGCCGAGACGGATGAATTCGCTCTTCTGCCCTTCGATCTGCTCGGTGGCGTAGGCACGGCACAGCTCGCGGGTCTTGTCCGCGCCCAGGTTCTTGCCGTGGGTCACTTCAACCTTGTGCTCGATCGGCAGGCCGTGGCAGTCCCAACCCGGAACATACGGCGCGTCGAAACCCGACAGGGTCTTCGAGCGGATGATCATGTCCTTGAGAATCTTGTTCAGTGCGTGACCGATGTGGATCGTGCCGTTGGCATACGGAGGGCCGTCGTGGAGGACGAACTTCGGACGATCCTTGCCAATCTCGCGCAACTTTCCGTACAGGCCAATACTGTCCCAGCGCTGCAGGATCTGCGGTTCGCGCTGTGGCAGGCCGGCCTTCATTGGGAAGGCGGTGTCCGGAAGGTTTAGCGTGGCTTTATAGTCGGTCATTTAAGGCTCTTCATTAGCGATGGGCGCTAGGTGCGGCTAGTGCACGGGCGGCGGCGACATCCGCGTTGATCGCCGTTTTCAGTGCCTCCAGGGAGGCGAAACGCTGCTCTTCACGCAGCTTTTGGTGGAAAACCACCGTCAGACGCCGGTCATACAGATCGCCGGCAAAATCCAGTAGATGAACTTCAAGGTGGGCTTTGCCATCACCTCGGACCGTAGGCCGTACGCCGATGTTGGCGACGCCGGGCCAGGTCTTGCCGTCGATGTCCACGTCCACCAGGTAAACCCCGGTGAACGGTACGCGACGGCGCTTGAGTTGAATGTTGGCAGTGGGCGTACCCAGTTGCCGGGCCAGTTTCTGGCCGTGCAGCACGCGACCGGCGATCCGGTACGGGCGGCCGAGCAGACGTTCGGCCAAGGCAAAATCGGCGGCGGCCAACGCGTTGCGCACCTGGGTGCTGCTGACACGAATGCCGTCCAGCTCGACGGTTTGCGCGGCTTCCACGGTAAACCCGCGTACCTGGCCGGCCTGCAGGAGGAAATCGAAATCACCGAGGCGGTCGCAGCCAAAGCGGAAATCGTCACCGACTTCCAAATGCTGCACGCCGAGACCGTCCACCAGGATGGTATCGACGAATTCACTGGCGCTGAGCTTGCTCAGGCGCTGGTTGAACGCCAGGCACAGCACCCGGTCGACACCCTCGGCGGCCAGCAACTGCAGCTTGTCACGCAAACGGGCCAGACGCGCCGGCGCGGTCTCGGGGGCGAAAAATTCCCGTGGCTGCGGCTCGAAAATCACCACGCAGCTGGGTACGCCCAACTCGAGCGCACGCTCACGCAGTCGGGCCAGGATAGCCTGGTGACCACGGTGAACACCGTCAAAGTTGCCAATAGTGGCGACGCAGCCCCGATGCTGGGGGCGCAAGTTGTGGAGGCCTCGAACCAGCTGCATAACGCGCTTCTTGCTCATAAAGTGGTCGATTATAACCACACCCGACGGTCGACGACAGGCAACACCGTAACGCAAAGTGATCGAGCCGACAAAACTGCCGGCACGTGCCCGGTTATAAAGGCTGAAACCTCAGCTCAAAGCCTTGCGATTGAAATCGCGCAGGCGGAAACCGAGCAGCAGCAACATACCGAAATACGCCACCACACCGGCAACCACCAGCGCCCCCAGACGCAGGAAGCGTTCCAGCATATGCCCCTGATCCCAGGCCGGCATGAAATGCATGCCCAGCAGCAGCACCACCGACATCACTGCCACTGCCACCACCAGCTTGAAGCCGAACATGTACCAGCCCGGTTGCGGCTGATACATCTTTTGCTTGCGCAGTTGATAGAACAGCAGCCCGGCATTGAGGCAGGCACCGGCACTGATTGCCAGCGCCAGACCGGCGTGAGCCAGCGGGCCGATCAGCATCAGGTTGAACAGCTGCGTGCACACCAAGGTGAAGATTGCGATTTTTACCGGCGTGCGGATGTTCTGTTGCGCATAGAAGCCCGGCGCCAGCACTTTGATCACGATAATTCCGAGCAGACCGACAGAATAGGCAATCAGTGCACGCTGGGTCATGGACGCGTCAAACGCGCTGAACTGACCATATTGGAACAGCGACACAGTCAGCGGCTCGGCGAGAATCCCCAATGCCAGCGCACACGGCAACACCAATACGAAGCACAGACGCAGCCCCCAGTCGAGGATCCGCGAGTATTCGTGACGATCCTTGCTCGCATAGGTCTTGGCCAGCGTCGGCAGCAAAATGGTGCCCAACGCTACGCCGAGCACACCGGACGGCAGCTCCATCAAACGGTCGGCGTAGTACATCCACGACACCGAACCGGCCACCAGGAACGAGGCGAAAATGGTGTTGATGATCAGCGAAATCTGGCTGACCGAGACACCGATGATCGCCGGCAGCATTTGCTTCATCACCCGCCAGACCCCGGTATCACGCAGATTCAGGCGTGGCAGCACCAGCATGCCGATTTTTTTCAGGTGCGGCAGTTGATAGAGCAACTGCGCCAGACCACCGACCAGAACCGCCCAGCCCAAAGCCATCACCGGTGGATCGAAATACGGCGTCAGGAACAGCGAAAACACGATCATGCTGACGTTGAGCAGGGTCGGCACGAAGGCCGGCACCGAAAAACGGTTCCAGGTATTGAGGATCGCCCCGGCCAGCGAGGACAGGGAGATCAGCAATATATAGGGGAACGTCACCCGCAACAGGTCGGAAGTGAGCTGGAATTTTTCCGGGGTATCGGCAAACCCCGGCGCCGTGGCCCAGATCACCCACGGTGCAGCGATCATCCCCAATGCTGTGACCAGAGCCAGCACCAACGTCAGCAAGCCCGATACATAAGCAATGAACGTGCGGGTCGCTTCTTCACCCTGCTGACTCTTGTATTCCGCCAGAATCGGCACGAAAGCCTGCGAAAACGCACCCTCGGCGAAGATTCGCCGCAGCAGGTTGGGCAATTTGAAGGCAATGAAAAAGGCGTCCGTTGCCATTCCGGCACCGAATGTGCGAGCGATGAGCGTGTCACGGACGAACCCCAGAATCCGGGAAAGCATCGTGATAGAGCTGACGGCGGCCAACGATTTGAGCAGATTCATTAAGGAAATTAGTGCCTGTCGATAAACAGCAGGCGAACAATGCGCCCACTTGTGCGATACTCCGCGCCGCAACAGCACAGAGCCAAAGCTCGCGAGTTTACAGGTCAAGCGCCGGAAATAAATATCCCGCCTCTTCATACCTACCACTTAGCGGAACGTTTCAAGCGCCCTTGACAAGACTTCTCTTCATCGGCATGATTCGCGGCCTATTTTGTTTGCTATTTCCTAAAAAGTCTTTCGAGGAGCTCGACGGTGGCCAACTCACCTTCCGCCAAAAAACGTGCAAAACAGGCTGAGAAGCGTCGCAGCCACAACGCCAGCCTGCGTTCCATGGTTCGTACCTACATCAAGAATGTAGTTAAGGCCATCGACGCAAAAGACGCTGAAAAAGCTCAAGCTGCATACGTTCTGGCTGTGCCAGTTATCGACCGTATGGCCGATAAAGGCATCATCCACAAGAACAAGGCTGCTCGTCATAAGAGCCGTCTGAATGGCCACGTCAAGGCACTGAAAGAAGCTGCTTAATCGACGTAGTCATTAAAAAACCGACCTTAGGGTCGGTTTTTTATTGCCTGCGATTTGATGAACACACAGCAAAAAAATGCAGGAACGAGCAAGCTCACACCTGCAATTGATTTTGCGCTATTACTGCTGGACCGGCACCCACGGCACAATCGGGATCGCCGTCACCGCATTCTGCGGGCTACCCTCGATCACGCGATCGCTGTAGAC harbors:
- the ribF gene encoding bifunctional riboflavin kinase/FAD synthetase, whose product is MQLVRGLHNLRPQHRGCVATIGNFDGVHRGHQAILARLRERALELGVPSCVVIFEPQPREFFAPETAPARLARLRDKLQLLAAEGVDRVLCLAFNQRLSKLSASEFVDTILVDGLGVQHLEVGDDFRFGCDRLGDFDFLLQAGQVRGFTVEAAQTVELDGIRVSSTQVRNALAAADFALAERLLGRPYRIAGRVLHGQKLARQLGTPTANIQLKRRRVPFTGVYLVDVDIDGKTWPGVANIGVRPTVRGDGKAHLEVHLLDFAGDLYDRRLTVVFHQKLREEQRFASLEALKTAINADVAAARALAAPSAHR
- the murJ gene encoding murein biosynthesis integral membrane protein MurJ, translating into MNLLKSLAAVSSITMLSRILGFVRDTLIARTFGAGMATDAFFIAFKLPNLLRRIFAEGAFSQAFVPILAEYKSQQGEEATRTFIAYVSGLLTLVLALVTALGMIAAPWVIWATAPGFADTPEKFQLTSDLLRVTFPYILLISLSSLAGAILNTWNRFSVPAFVPTLLNVSMIVFSLFLTPYFDPPVMALGWAVLVGGLAQLLYQLPHLKKIGMLVLPRLNLRDTGVWRVMKQMLPAIIGVSVSQISLIINTIFASFLVAGSVSWMYYADRLMELPSGVLGVALGTILLPTLAKTYASKDRHEYSRILDWGLRLCFVLVLPCALALGILAEPLTVSLFQYGQFSAFDASMTQRALIAYSVGLLGIIVIKVLAPGFYAQQNIRTPVKIAIFTLVCTQLFNLMLIGPLAHAGLALAISAGACLNAGLLFYQLRKQKMYQPQPGWYMFGFKLVVAVAVMSVVLLLGMHFMPAWDQGHMLERFLRLGALVVAGVVAYFGMLLLLGFRLRDFNRKALS
- the rpsT gene encoding 30S ribosomal protein S20, producing the protein MANSPSAKKRAKQAEKRRSHNASLRSMVRTYIKNVVKAIDAKDAEKAQAAYVLAVPVIDRMADKGIIHKNKAARHKSRLNGHVKALKEAA